The proteins below come from a single Candidatus Fermentibacter sp. genomic window:
- a CDS encoding LysM peptidoglycan-binding domain-containing protein, which produces MIAAVLLASACSGTRIIDYRRSEVARDGGSITAVPLPGIIGGARSSVDWAPADEFPMTLADRSDITYRPDRFPGSPGIAKLVEKILQDEGVPRELAALPWIESSYQVGCYSSAGAAGPWQIMRGTGTQLDLRMDSEIDERYSWTASTRAAARYLQYLHGLFGSWGLALAAYNCGEGAVQRASSRGTTSLENLDLPGETRSFVPRFANALRAYQSVDMTGDSLAVIWAPPGLDLRLLAASAGIPPESLVMLNREFLNERTPSYGDGWEMIVPAQAASAAYSTAWTMDTGGYQVGEGDTWDSISLALGVENADLRAANPTASLVPGTRLVLPEPESIPVNVESGENEGYFYYTIRSGDTLSGIAQTVGASSAEVAGWNEMSRDAIIHPGQRILLRGTPPAGAGAAPAPAPSSAAQSADAGVTHTVVQGDTLWDLSIRYGVSVEQIQALNQMSGNNLRIGQVLVIRVVE; this is translated from the coding sequence ATGATCGCCGCGGTTCTGCTCGCATCGGCCTGCTCGGGCACCAGGATAATCGATTACAGGAGGTCGGAGGTAGCCCGCGACGGCGGTTCGATAACGGCCGTACCCCTCCCGGGGATCATCGGAGGTGCGAGATCCTCGGTCGACTGGGCCCCGGCCGACGAGTTCCCCATGACGCTGGCGGACCGGAGCGACATCACATACAGGCCCGACCGGTTCCCCGGCTCTCCCGGCATAGCGAAGCTCGTCGAGAAGATCCTCCAGGACGAGGGGGTCCCGCGTGAGCTGGCCGCCCTGCCCTGGATCGAGAGCAGCTACCAGGTGGGCTGCTACTCGAGCGCCGGGGCGGCGGGCCCGTGGCAGATCATGCGCGGCACCGGGACGCAGCTCGATCTCCGCATGGACTCCGAGATCGACGAGCGATACTCCTGGACGGCATCGACCAGGGCCGCGGCCAGGTATCTGCAGTACCTGCACGGCCTCTTCGGGAGCTGGGGCCTGGCACTCGCAGCCTACAACTGCGGCGAGGGGGCCGTCCAGAGGGCATCCTCGCGCGGGACGACGTCGCTCGAGAACCTCGATCTGCCGGGTGAGACGCGCAGCTTCGTGCCCAGGTTCGCCAACGCTCTGCGGGCCTACCAGTCCGTCGACATGACCGGCGATTCGCTGGCCGTCATCTGGGCTCCACCGGGCCTCGACCTCAGGCTGCTGGCCGCCTCGGCCGGCATCCCCCCGGAGAGCCTCGTGATGCTGAACCGCGAGTTCCTGAACGAGCGGACCCCTTCCTACGGCGACGGCTGGGAGATGATTGTCCCCGCCCAGGCAGCCTCGGCCGCCTATTCGACGGCATGGACGATGGACACCGGCGGATACCAGGTCGGGGAGGGCGACACGTGGGATTCGATCTCCCTCGCTCTCGGTGTCGAAAACGCCGATCTGCGGGCCGCCAACCCGACGGCGTCCCTGGTGCCTGGCACGAGGCTCGTCCTCCCCGAGCCCGAATCGATCCCGGTGAATGTCGAGAGCGGCGAGAACGAGGGCTACTTCTACTACACCATCCGGTCGGGCGACACCCTCAGCGGCATCGCCCAGACCGTCGGCGCCAGCTCGGCGGAGGTCGCCGGCTGGAACGAGATGTCCCGGGATGCCATCATACATCCCGGGCAGCGGATCCTCCTGAGGGGGACGCCTCCGGCCGGGGCCGGGGCGGCTCCCGCCCCCGCCCCCTCCTCGGCGGCGCAGTCCGCCGATGCTGGTGTTACGCACACGGTCGTCCAGGGCGACACGCTCTGGGACCTCTCGATCAGGTACGGCGTTTCGGTCGAGCAGATCCAGGCTCTCAACCAGATGTCCGGAAACAATCTGAGGATCGGCCAGGTTCTCGTGATCCGGGTAGTGGAGTAG
- a CDS encoding aspartate-semialdehyde dehydrogenase translates to MRIGVVGATGLVGREMARIVRDRFDLPASSFLAFASGSSEGRTVPYGDAEVRVSAFTDEAVGAGDFLLGATAAEAAGEWVPRAVARGAVVIDNSSRYRMDPGVPLVVTEVNPGAVPAGCRLIANPNCSTIQLVVALAPLAAAFDIEWAAVSTYQSVSGGGSPALAELEKEEKGLSGRSRGEMYHRNVLTSIGSLDGDLYCEEESKLSRETAKIIGKSFPVFPACARVPVRVGHLESVTIRFRERIEVSAVCGVLSGAPGVVLLGQGLAPAEVEGRDGVHVGRVRRSPSDGSVIQMWITADNVRKGAALNAVQILEMILGGRM, encoded by the coding sequence ATGCGGATAGGTGTCGTGGGAGCGACAGGTCTCGTCGGGAGGGAGATGGCCCGCATCGTGCGCGATCGGTTCGATCTCCCAGCATCGTCCTTCCTCGCGTTCGCCTCCGGATCCTCCGAGGGCAGGACCGTGCCCTACGGCGATGCCGAGGTGCGTGTCTCCGCGTTCACCGACGAAGCGGTGGGTGCGGGCGATTTCCTGCTCGGCGCCACGGCCGCCGAGGCTGCCGGGGAATGGGTTCCGCGGGCCGTTGCCAGGGGCGCCGTCGTGATCGACAACTCCTCCAGATACAGGATGGATCCCGGAGTCCCTCTCGTGGTCACCGAGGTGAACCCCGGGGCAGTCCCGGCCGGGTGCAGGCTCATAGCCAACCCGAACTGTTCCACGATACAGCTCGTGGTGGCCCTGGCGCCGCTCGCCGCGGCGTTCGACATCGAATGGGCCGCCGTTTCCACGTACCAGTCCGTCTCGGGGGGAGGCTCGCCCGCCCTCGCGGAGCTCGAAAAGGAGGAGAAGGGGCTCTCCGGGAGAAGCAGGGGTGAGATGTACCACCGGAACGTCCTCACCTCGATCGGATCCCTGGACGGGGACCTCTACTGCGAGGAGGAGAGCAAGCTCTCGCGGGAGACGGCCAAGATCATCGGGAAGAGCTTCCCCGTGTTCCCGGCCTGCGCCAGGGTGCCGGTGCGCGTGGGACACCTCGAATCCGTCACCATCAGGTTCAGGGAGAGGATCGAAGTCTCCGCGGTCTGCGGGGTTCTCTCCGGGGCACCCGGAGTGGTGCTCCTCGGGCAGGGCCTCGCGCCGGCGGAGGTCGAGGGCAGGGACGGCGTGCATGTCGGTCGCGTGAGGAGGAGCCCCTCCGACGGATCCGTGATCCAGATGTGGATCACGGCCGACAACGTGAGGAAGGGCGCCGCCCTCAACGCAGTCCAGATACTCGAGATGATCCTCGGGGGCAGGATGTGA
- a CDS encoding SurA N-terminal domain-containing protein has protein sequence MLTWFRDNAKIFLIAIIVTFVVLIFVDWGTGRNRNRGGALGAIARVDGQDVPPEEYDASISSMYTRLESQMQAAGHPDPQSELSAMSYRIQDAAFDEMVDNRLRDAYLRRIRWSMPDEVSGEAYIRAILEMMGTTDVDAAWRQFSETPGFQSQFYQNVLQMRAAMFPAAGRMQNMAPRAELSYFIASSYMPVTARFVAFRATPPIPGPEELRSFYDSHAELFTYPPNARVRYAVIAVQPGSSDIETAQGVVDSLAMSQSSPDTMLITRGNMLAFMGADSIPPAGSLSQGFTGLSMRGTGVPSAHRVMITSIAPSLEDPGAGDTLTVLHWESPVLPGRDALYATVQGVEDNMSGLLAGSVPMAESLMVMDWGELYIEENGALPEGIPEGMRAFALDTAWVDSIGPVFFSPSYRGGYPALIVARMLDRNLETRLVPFEEVESSGELLMTAYTAAAAESSMAEASRALAEMEASGVSLGIYASAESLPIGTTPEFTARDVRNASLSDPESYGGLLASADFALAALTEPLLTPIGPFRTGGGAMIAEIVSRNELPMPSDPAVLAPMYLGVQTGHGSLAVLSLLDILREDASVEDLRAEFEQALRESRNSQEPEPVLPAGY, from the coding sequence ATGCTGACCTGGTTTCGAGACAACGCGAAGATATTCCTCATAGCCATAATTGTCACTTTCGTGGTCCTCATCTTCGTCGACTGGGGCACCGGCCGCAACAGGAACAGGGGCGGGGCGCTCGGCGCGATCGCACGGGTGGATGGACAGGATGTCCCGCCCGAGGAGTACGACGCAAGCATATCCTCCATGTACACGAGGCTCGAGAGCCAGATGCAGGCCGCGGGCCACCCCGACCCCCAGTCGGAGCTGTCTGCCATGTCGTACAGGATCCAGGATGCCGCCTTCGACGAGATGGTGGACAACCGGCTCCGCGACGCCTATCTGCGCAGGATCCGCTGGAGCATGCCCGACGAGGTGTCTGGCGAGGCATACATAAGGGCCATCCTCGAGATGATGGGCACCACCGACGTAGATGCCGCCTGGCGGCAGTTCTCGGAGACACCCGGGTTCCAGTCGCAGTTCTACCAGAACGTGCTGCAGATGAGGGCGGCCATGTTCCCGGCCGCCGGCCGCATGCAGAACATGGCTCCGCGGGCCGAACTGTCGTACTTCATCGCATCCTCGTACATGCCCGTCACGGCCAGGTTCGTGGCATTCCGGGCCACCCCCCCGATCCCGGGCCCCGAGGAGCTCAGGTCCTTCTACGACTCGCACGCCGAGCTCTTCACCTATCCGCCCAACGCCAGGGTCAGATATGCCGTGATCGCAGTGCAGCCCGGCTCTTCGGACATCGAAACCGCGCAGGGTGTCGTGGATTCGCTCGCCATGTCCCAGTCCTCCCCCGACACGATGCTGATCACCCGCGGCAACATGCTCGCCTTCATGGGAGCGGATTCCATCCCGCCGGCCGGCAGCCTCTCGCAGGGGTTCACAGGCCTGTCGATGCGCGGAACCGGCGTGCCTTCCGCCCACAGGGTGATGATCACGTCGATCGCTCCTTCGTTGGAGGATCCGGGCGCCGGTGACACGCTCACCGTGCTCCACTGGGAGTCGCCGGTCCTGCCCGGCCGGGATGCGCTCTACGCGACCGTGCAGGGAGTCGAGGACAACATGTCCGGGCTGCTCGCCGGCTCCGTCCCGATGGCCGAATCCCTCATGGTGATGGACTGGGGCGAACTCTACATAGAGGAGAACGGGGCGCTGCCCGAAGGCATCCCGGAGGGCATGAGGGCCTTCGCGCTCGACACCGCCTGGGTGGACTCCATCGGGCCGGTCTTCTTCTCCCCCTCGTACAGGGGCGGCTATCCGGCCCTCATAGTGGCGAGGATGCTCGACAGGAACCTCGAAACGCGCCTCGTGCCGTTCGAGGAGGTCGAGTCGTCCGGCGAACTCCTGATGACGGCATATACCGCCGCCGCTGCGGAATCCTCGATGGCGGAGGCCTCGCGGGCCCTGGCGGAGATGGAGGCGTCCGGGGTCTCGCTCGGCATCTATGCCTCCGCCGAGTCGCTCCCGATAGGAACGACTCCGGAGTTCACCGCCCGGGATGTACGGAACGCCTCCCTGTCCGACCCGGAGTCCTACGGCGGACTGCTCGCCAGCGCCGACTTCGCCCTGGCCGCACTGACCGAGCCCCTCCTCACCCCGATAGGGCCGTTCAGGACGGGCGGTGGCGCCATGATCGCCGAGATAGTGAGCAGAAACGAGCTGCCCATGCCCTCCGATCCGGCCGTTCTCGCCCCGATGTACCTCGGAGTGCAGACCGGACACGGTTCCCTGGCTGTCCTGAGCCTCCTGGACATCCTGAGGGAGGACGCATCGGTCGAGGATCTGAGGGCGGAATTCGAGCAGGCGCTCAGAGAGAGCAGGAACTCGCAGGAGCCCGAACCGGTGCTCCCGGCGGGATACTGA
- a CDS encoding iron ABC transporter permease, with product MKTGGRPLLWISLALLVLFGVLLSLSCGPLGFPDDALALRLRIPRVALALLAGSSLAVSGCILQGLLRNDLATPYTLGISAGASLAAGALIILEPMMPVIVFLGAGSAGALAASAAVWALARASGGGDSSRLLLSGVTVNLVGASLLLLVEYFSPASRLVEIIRWMMGDLAAVDGAVPLFLLPFVVLGLSLALPRSGTLNQLSMGDDLAASRGVRVRTERNALLLAASLLAGGAVGAVGPVGFVGLIVPHVMRRFAGSDNRVLLPASALGGMAVLLLADVVSRVVAAPAEIPIGIVMSLLGGPFFLALLFREGGGGT from the coding sequence GTGAAGACCGGCGGACGGCCCCTTCTCTGGATCAGCCTCGCCCTGCTGGTCCTCTTCGGAGTCCTTCTCTCGCTCTCCTGCGGCCCCCTCGGATTCCCGGACGATGCGCTCGCACTCAGGCTGAGGATCCCCAGGGTCGCGCTCGCGCTGCTGGCCGGATCGTCCCTTGCCGTCTCCGGCTGCATCCTGCAGGGCCTGCTGCGGAACGACCTCGCCACGCCCTATACGCTCGGCATCTCCGCGGGCGCCAGCCTTGCCGCCGGGGCCCTCATAATCCTGGAGCCGATGATGCCGGTCATCGTGTTCCTCGGAGCGGGATCGGCCGGCGCCCTTGCGGCCTCCGCCGCGGTCTGGGCCCTTGCGAGGGCTTCCGGGGGGGGTGATTCTTCCAGGCTGCTGCTCTCCGGAGTCACGGTCAACCTGGTCGGGGCCTCCCTGCTCCTCCTGGTGGAGTACTTCAGCCCCGCCTCCAGGCTGGTGGAGATCATCAGGTGGATGATGGGCGACCTGGCGGCAGTTGACGGCGCAGTTCCGCTCTTCCTCCTGCCGTTCGTCGTGCTGGGGCTGTCGCTGGCCCTTCCGAGGTCGGGCACCCTCAATCAGCTGTCGATGGGCGACGACCTGGCCGCCTCGCGCGGTGTCAGAGTGAGGACGGAGAGGAACGCCCTCCTGCTGGCCGCCTCGCTCCTGGCCGGTGGAGCCGTGGGTGCGGTCGGGCCGGTAGGATTCGTCGGGCTGATCGTGCCGCATGTCATGCGGAGGTTCGCCGGATCGGACAACAGGGTCCTGCTTCCCGCATCCGCGCTCGGCGGCATGGCGGTGCTGCTCCTGGCCGATGTCGTCTCCAGGGTGGTCGCGGCGCCCGCGGAGATCCCGATCGGGATCGTCATGTCCCTTCTCGGGGGCCCGTTCTTCCTGGCCCTCCTGTTCAGGGAGGGCGGCGGAGGGACCTAG
- a CDS encoding ABC transporter ATP-binding protein, whose product MQRLTVEDLSAGYGGNAVLSDISFGLEEGGICAMIGPNGAGKSTLLRAILNLGTLMSGRVTIAGSDSRALTRPEMARLASFLPQEYNHGSRLTVLETVLLGRHPHRQPWSPDSAVDLGIAEECMDLTGVAGLAGRPFCELSGGERRLVMLASALAQKPVLLLLDEPAASLDFRHQIDVWKLLGRLGTMGVSVLASTHEIGIAGRFATSVLAVAGGGSRAFGPPPSVCTGEILSDVFGVDLAVSQDGYGGFSVVPLLVGEA is encoded by the coding sequence GTGCAGCGTCTGACCGTCGAGGACCTGTCGGCCGGATATGGAGGGAACGCCGTCCTGTCGGACATCTCCTTCGGCCTCGAGGAGGGCGGCATCTGCGCCATGATAGGACCCAACGGCGCGGGCAAGAGCACTCTCCTCAGGGCGATCCTGAACCTCGGCACCCTGATGTCGGGCCGGGTCACCATCGCAGGTTCCGATTCGAGGGCCCTCACGAGGCCCGAGATGGCCAGGCTGGCCTCGTTCCTCCCGCAGGAGTACAACCACGGCAGCCGCCTGACCGTGCTGGAGACCGTCCTCCTGGGCAGGCATCCCCACAGGCAGCCCTGGAGCCCCGACAGCGCCGTCGATCTCGGTATCGCGGAGGAGTGCATGGATCTGACCGGGGTGGCGGGTCTGGCGGGACGGCCCTTCTGCGAGCTCTCGGGAGGGGAGAGGCGCCTCGTGATGCTGGCCTCCGCACTTGCCCAGAAACCGGTTCTCCTGCTCCTCGACGAGCCCGCCGCCTCCCTCGACTTCCGTCATCAGATAGACGTCTGGAAGCTGCTGGGGCGCCTCGGGACGATGGGCGTGTCGGTACTGGCCAGCACTCACGAGATAGGCATAGCAGGCAGGTTCGCCACGAGCGTGCTGGCTGTCGCCGGAGGGGGCTCCAGGGCCTTCGGACCTCCGCCGTCGGTCTGTACGGGGGAGATCCTGAGCGACGTGTTCGGGGTCGACCTCGCGGTTTCGCAGGACGGGTACGGCGGGTTCTCGGTCGTGCCGCTGCTCGTGGGCGAGGCGTGA